The proteins below are encoded in one region of Candidatus Flexicrinis proximus:
- a CDS encoding putative DNA binding domain-containing protein encodes MSEAGADDVRHRLTNGRDAAFDWMPSDAPREAVATALMAFANTRTGGQLLIGADSEGHLHGVADGEAALDRALSAALTLTPPLILPVPRIVDVDSRRAVLVTVPAGMSHVYSLNGRYLVRDGGASIPLTPPAMRRLLIERGDITYEAEPARDANRLDLDWERATQYAAVLGEADVEQALIKRGCLVRENGQALPTHAGILLFGRDPRRFVRGAEITAVRFAGEAMGDTFTRDDISGTLPEQIKRAETFLRDTLRKGVTLGGAMARSEQYEYPLEAVRELVVNAVAHRDYSIQGDGIRLYVFKDRMEITSPGRLPGPVTVANIKDERFSRNPALVQVLADMRYIERLGYGVDRVIELTRQHGLPEPLFSETDGGFKVTIYNALTSPSAVPVAPVMVEPQKPQTVDLLARHRGIPLNPRQESVLTYLSEPHNTRITNSELQRLHPDVHPETIRRDLSDLVTKDILLKMGEKRGSYYVLRKRD; translated from the coding sequence ATGAGCGAAGCAGGGGCGGACGATGTCAGGCACCGTTTGACAAATGGACGCGATGCGGCATTCGATTGGATGCCCTCTGATGCGCCGCGCGAAGCTGTTGCGACGGCGTTGATGGCTTTTGCGAATACGCGCACCGGCGGCCAGCTCCTGATTGGCGCAGATTCCGAAGGGCATTTGCACGGTGTCGCTGACGGCGAAGCCGCCCTTGACCGCGCCTTGAGCGCTGCGCTCACCCTGACGCCTCCACTGATCCTGCCCGTTCCCCGTATAGTCGATGTCGACAGCCGGCGGGCTGTACTGGTGACGGTCCCTGCCGGGATGTCGCATGTTTACAGTCTGAATGGACGCTATCTGGTACGCGATGGCGGCGCTTCGATACCGCTCACGCCGCCTGCCATGCGCCGCCTCCTGATCGAGCGCGGAGACATTACCTACGAAGCGGAACCTGCCCGTGATGCTAACCGGCTTGACCTCGACTGGGAGCGAGCCACTCAGTATGCCGCCGTCCTCGGTGAGGCAGATGTCGAGCAGGCCTTAATCAAGCGCGGTTGCCTCGTCCGTGAGAACGGTCAGGCGCTTCCGACGCATGCCGGCATCCTGCTCTTCGGCCGCGATCCACGCCGATTTGTGCGCGGTGCAGAGATCACGGCCGTGCGGTTTGCCGGTGAGGCGATGGGCGACACGTTCACCCGCGACGACATCAGCGGCACACTACCGGAACAGATCAAGCGCGCCGAGACATTCCTGCGGGATACCTTGCGCAAAGGCGTGACTCTCGGCGGTGCCATGGCACGCAGCGAACAGTACGAGTATCCGCTGGAAGCCGTGCGCGAGCTGGTCGTCAACGCTGTGGCCCACCGTGACTATAGTATTCAGGGTGACGGTATCCGCTTGTATGTGTTCAAGGATCGTATGGAGATCACGAGCCCGGGACGGCTTCCCGGACCGGTCACGGTTGCCAACATTAAAGACGAGCGCTTCTCTCGCAATCCGGCGTTGGTGCAGGTGCTGGCCGATATGCGCTACATTGAACGCCTCGGATACGGTGTTGACCGCGTGATCGAGCTAACGCGTCAGCATGGGCTGCCCGAGCCTCTGTTTAGCGAGACCGACGGTGGCTTCAAGGTCACAATCTACAACGCGCTGACCTCGCCGTCTGCCGTACCGGTTGCGCCGGTCATGGTTGAGCCGCAGAAACCGCAAACCGTCGATCTGCTTGCCAGGCACAGGGGCATCCCCCTCAATCCGCGCCAGGAGAGCGTCCTCACGTATTTGAGTGAGCCGCACAACACCCGCATCACCAATAGCGAACTCCAGCGCCTGCATCCTGACGTTCATCCAGAGACGATCCGCCGGGACCTGAGTGACCTGGTCACCAAAGATATCCTACTCAAGATGGGCGAAAAGCGCGGCTCGTACTACGTGTTACGCA